Proteins encoded in a region of the Mycolicibacterium duvalii genome:
- a CDS encoding protein adenylyltransferase SelO, protein MTLALHSRFAGELPELAVGWKAEEAPEPTLLVLNETLAAELGLDPDWLRSPDGIGLLVGATLPAQATPVAQAYAGHQFGGFAPRLGDGRALLLGEVVDADGRMRDLHLKGSGRTPFARGGDGLAAVGPMLREYLISEAMHALGIPTARALAVVATGRPVYRETIQPGAVLARVADSHLRVGSFQYAALVAQSTGDPAVLRRLADHAIARHHPAAADAQNPYLALLDAVIAVQARLVAQWMLVGFVHGVMNTDNMTISGQTIDYGPCAFMEAFDPATVFSSIDSWGRYAYGNQPSVALWNLARFAETLLPLLGEDTDEAIRLAEAHLGAFQMHYETQWSAGMRAKLGVPDAAVPTVEPLITDLLEQMQQSHIDHTSFYRRLATAARGDAEPVRGEFVDLARFDEWTQRWRALGPDAEAMDRVNPVYIPRNHLVEEALTAAAEGDLAPFDRLLSVVQAPYVERPGLERYTEPGDKEFTTGFRTFCGT, encoded by the coding sequence CGCCGAGCTGGGCCTCGACCCCGACTGGCTGCGCAGTCCCGACGGCATCGGGCTGCTGGTCGGCGCGACGCTTCCAGCGCAAGCCACCCCGGTCGCCCAGGCCTATGCAGGTCACCAGTTCGGCGGGTTCGCGCCCCGGCTCGGGGACGGCCGCGCGTTGCTGCTCGGCGAGGTCGTCGACGCTGACGGCCGAATGCGCGACCTCCACCTGAAGGGCTCGGGGCGGACCCCGTTCGCGCGGGGCGGCGACGGGCTGGCCGCCGTCGGACCGATGCTGCGCGAGTACCTGATCAGCGAGGCCATGCACGCCCTGGGCATTCCGACCGCACGCGCGCTGGCGGTCGTGGCCACCGGCCGCCCGGTCTACCGCGAGACGATCCAGCCCGGGGCGGTGCTGGCGCGCGTGGCCGACAGCCATCTGCGGGTCGGTAGTTTCCAGTACGCCGCGCTGGTGGCCCAGTCCACCGGTGACCCGGCGGTGCTGCGCCGGCTCGCCGACCACGCCATCGCCCGGCACCACCCGGCTGCGGCCGACGCGCAGAACCCGTACCTGGCCCTGCTGGACGCCGTCATCGCCGTCCAGGCCCGGCTGGTCGCGCAGTGGATGCTGGTCGGCTTCGTCCACGGAGTGATGAACACCGACAACATGACGATCTCCGGGCAGACCATCGACTACGGCCCGTGCGCGTTCATGGAGGCGTTCGACCCGGCCACCGTCTTCAGTTCGATCGACAGCTGGGGCCGCTACGCCTACGGCAATCAGCCGTCGGTGGCGCTGTGGAACCTGGCCCGCTTCGCCGAGACACTGCTGCCGCTGCTCGGCGAGGACACCGATGAAGCCATCCGGCTGGCCGAAGCCCACCTCGGGGCCTTCCAGATGCACTACGAGACACAGTGGTCGGCGGGGATGCGGGCCAAACTCGGGGTACCGGACGCCGCCGTCCCCACCGTCGAACCGTTGATCACCGACCTGCTCGAGCAGATGCAGCAGAGCCACATCGACCACACCTCGTTCTATCGGCGGTTGGCCACCGCGGCGCGCGGGGACGCCGAGCCGGTGCGCGGCGAGTTCGTCGACCTCGCGCGGTTCGACGAGTGGACACAACGCTGGCGCGCGCTGGGACCCGACGCCGAGGCGATGGATCGAGTCAACCCGGTCTACATCCCCCGCAACCATCTGGTCGAGGAAGCGTTGACGGCCGCCGCCGAGGGTGACCTCGCGCCGTTCGACCGCTTGCTGTCGGTGGTGCAGGCCCCGTACGTCGAACGCCCGGGACTCGAGCGCTACACCGAACCGGGCGACAAGGAGTTCACGACAGGTTTCCGGACATTCTGTGGAACCTGA
- a CDS encoding WS/DGAT/MGAT family O-acyltransferase yields the protein MHVAGLLPFTPPPDAPADFLRTMIDEARTQEVVAPWNLKLAHPRLQFSPLHSWVTDDNFDFDYHVRRSALASPGDQRELGVLVSRLHSNHLDLTRPPWELHVIEGLEGGRFALYAKVHHALVDGYSAMRMLARSLSRDPDARDTRFFFNIPAPPRSAREAPEPAPAGASNPLTSAVRALTGVGSTVAGGLNAAAGLTSALVNTQIRRDGDYRHIAGSASAPHSILNARISRNRRFATQQYDFDRLKKLSSAHGATINDVALAIMGGGLRTFLAEVDKLPDRSLVAFLPVNVRPNGDEGGGNAVGAILAPMGTDIADPVQRLQAVTAATHAAKAELQKMSPAAIIAYSAALLAPAGSQIAGALTGIEPPWPYTFNLCVSNVPGPREPLYFNGSRLEATFPVSIPIHGMALNITLQSYAETINVGFVGCRDRLPHLQRLAVYTGEALQALEDATQR from the coding sequence ATGCATGTGGCGGGGCTACTGCCGTTCACCCCGCCGCCCGACGCGCCCGCCGACTTCCTGCGCACGATGATCGACGAGGCGCGCACGCAGGAGGTGGTCGCCCCGTGGAATCTGAAGCTGGCCCATCCGCGGCTGCAGTTCAGTCCGCTGCACAGCTGGGTCACCGACGACAACTTCGACTTCGACTATCACGTGCGGCGCTCCGCGCTGGCCAGCCCAGGCGATCAGCGCGAGCTGGGCGTGCTGGTGTCCCGGCTGCACAGCAACCACCTCGACCTGACCCGCCCGCCGTGGGAGCTGCACGTCATCGAGGGTCTGGAGGGCGGGCGCTTCGCGTTGTACGCGAAGGTGCACCACGCACTCGTCGACGGGTACAGCGCCATGCGCATGCTGGCGCGCAGCCTGTCGCGCGACCCGGATGCCCGCGACACCCGCTTCTTCTTCAACATCCCGGCCCCGCCGCGCTCGGCGCGGGAGGCGCCCGAGCCTGCACCGGCCGGCGCGTCGAACCCGCTGACGTCGGCTGTGCGCGCGCTGACCGGGGTCGGGTCCACCGTGGCCGGCGGCCTCAACGCCGCCGCGGGGCTGACCTCCGCGCTGGTGAACACCCAGATCCGGCGCGACGGCGACTACCGGCACATCGCCGGGTCGGCGTCGGCGCCGCACAGCATCCTCAACGCCCGGATCAGCCGCAACCGCCGCTTCGCCACCCAGCAATACGACTTCGACCGGCTCAAGAAGCTCAGCTCTGCGCACGGCGCCACCATCAACGACGTGGCGCTGGCCATCATGGGCGGGGGCCTGCGCACCTTCCTCGCCGAGGTGGACAAGCTGCCCGACCGTTCGCTGGTCGCGTTCCTGCCGGTCAACGTCCGACCCAACGGTGACGAGGGCGGCGGCAACGCCGTGGGGGCGATCCTGGCGCCGATGGGCACCGACATCGCCGATCCGGTGCAGCGCCTCCAGGCCGTCACCGCCGCCACGCACGCCGCGAAGGCCGAACTGCAGAAGATGTCACCGGCGGCGATCATCGCCTACAGTGCCGCGCTGCTGGCCCCGGCCGGCAGCCAGATCGCAGGCGCGCTGACCGGCATCGAGCCGCCCTGGCCCTACACGTTCAACCTGTGCGTGTCGAATGTGCCCGGACCTCGGGAACCGTTGTACTTCAACGGTTCCCGGCTCGAGGCGACGTTCCCGGTGTCCATCCCGATCCACGGCATGGCCCTGAACATCACCCTGCAGAGCTACGCCGAAACCATCAACGTCGGCTTC